One region of Cucurbita pepo subsp. pepo cultivar mu-cu-16 chromosome LG03, ASM280686v2, whole genome shotgun sequence genomic DNA includes:
- the LOC111791583 gene encoding AT-hook motif nuclear-localized protein 23-like: protein MAGLDLGSASNFVHQLQHRSVDLHLQRPPDGDDGPDQFHGLDDEHQPNSGGEIVARRSRGRPPGSKNKPKPPVIITRESANTLRAHILEVNTGCDVFDSVATYARKRQRGICILSGTGVVTNVTLRQPASGGAVLTLPGRFEILSLSGSFLPPPAPPGATSLSIFLGGGQGQIVGGNVAGSLIASGPVTVIVSSFTNVAYERLPLDEEEPSNGGGGGGGSLSNPFPDPSAGLPFLNLPLNMPGNQNQLPVEGWNSGGGASY from the exons ATGGCGGGCTTAGATTTGGGCTCTGCTTCTAACTTTGTCCATCAACTTCAGCACCGTTCCGTGGATCTCCACTTGCAGCGGCCGCCGGACGGAGACGACGGTCCCGACCAGTTCCACGGCCTTGATGATGAGCACCAACCGAACTCTGGTGGCGAAATCGTGGCCCGGCGGTCGAGAGGTCGACCGCCGGGGTCTAAAAATAAACCGAAACCACCGGTTATTATTACCAGAGAAAGCGCTAACACCCTTCGTGCACACATCTTGGAAGTCAACACCGGTTGCGATGTGTTTGACTCGGTGGCTACTTATGCCCGGAAACGCCAACGGGGGATCTGCATCTTGAGCGGCACCGGCGTCGTCACCAACGTTACTTTACGGCAACCCGCGTCCGGCGGCGCCGTTCTCACGCTTCCCGGAAG GTTTGAGATATTGTCTTTGTCGGGATCGTTTTTGCCGCCGCCGGCTCCGCCAGGAGCGACGAGTTTGAGTATCTTCCTTGGCGGTGGACAAGGGCAGATTGTGGGAGGGAATGTTGCTGGCTCTTTGATTGCTTCTGGACCGGTGACTGTTATTGTGTCGTCGTTTACGAATGTTGCGTACGAGAGGCTGCCGTTGGATGAGGAGGAACCGTCCaacggtggtggtggtggtggagggaGCCTTAGCAACCCGTTTCCCGACCCGTCGGCGGGGTTGCCGTTCCTTAATCTGCCATTGAACATGCCGGGGAATCAAAATCAGCTGCCGGTGGAGGGATGGAACTCCGGTGGAGGAGCATCTTATTGA
- the LOC111789823 gene encoding late embryogenesis abundant protein 6-like isoform X1, whose translation MAMSLGLIIRILSKLLKAFKPFYKSKDKKMQAVRDKLHDITAMRKAKSEAKAEEKAEKELAKARVEVAHEVRLAREAEAAMSLHVAKAGKRAEKEMAKHANTHTNIFVAPGDGTTTRVATAPGVTMVGAPGTVDMVGPHTVHKKTL comes from the exons ATGGCAATGAGCTTGGGTTTAATCATTCGCATTCTCTCTAAGCTTTTGAAGGCTTTTAAACCATTTTACAAGTCCAAAGACAAGAAGATGCAAGCAGTAAGGGACAAGCTACACGACATCACCGCCATGCGGAAGGCCAAGTCCGAGGCAAAGGCCGAAGAGAAG GCAGAGAAGGAGCTAGCAAAGGCAAGAGTGGAGGTGGCTCATGAGGTAAGATTGGCAAGAGAGGCTGAAGCTGCAATGAGTCTTCATGTTGCCAAAGCTGGAAAGAGGGCTGAGAAAGAAATGGCTAAGCATGCCAATACTCACACCAATATCTTTGTGGCTCCTGGCGACGGCACCACCACCAGGGTGGCCACCGCTCCAGGCGTGACTATGGTCGGAGCCCCTGGCACCGTCGACATGGTTGGACCTCATACCGTTCATAAGAAGACACTGTAA
- the LOC111789823 gene encoding late embryogenesis abundant protein 6-like isoform X2: MQAVRDKLHDITAMRKAKSEAKAEEKAEKELAKARVEVAHEVRLAREAEAAMSLHVAKAGKRAEKEMAKHANTHTNIFVAPGDGTTTRVATAPGVTMVGAPGTVDMVGPHTVHKKTL; encoded by the exons ATGCAAGCAGTAAGGGACAAGCTACACGACATCACCGCCATGCGGAAGGCCAAGTCCGAGGCAAAGGCCGAAGAGAAG GCAGAGAAGGAGCTAGCAAAGGCAAGAGTGGAGGTGGCTCATGAGGTAAGATTGGCAAGAGAGGCTGAAGCTGCAATGAGTCTTCATGTTGCCAAAGCTGGAAAGAGGGCTGAGAAAGAAATGGCTAAGCATGCCAATACTCACACCAATATCTTTGTGGCTCCTGGCGACGGCACCACCACCAGGGTGGCCACCGCTCCAGGCGTGACTATGGTCGGAGCCCCTGGCACCGTCGACATGGTTGGACCTCATACCGTTCATAAGAAGACACTGTAA
- the LOC111790069 gene encoding cyclin-U4-1-like, translated as MAELEDPTVMAKLIDFLSRLLQRVAESNDRSLSVHLQPHKISAFHGLTRPTISIQSYLDRILKYANCSPCCFVIAYVYLDRFVQRQPSFPINSFNVHRLLITSVLIAAKFMDDTCYNNAYYAKVGGISTIEMNFLEVDFLFGLGFRLNVTPTTFHSYYSYLQRQMLLLQPPLMSAASSKSELLSSARALKSHFCFDEDEASLTKQQLAAV; from the exons ATGGCGGAGCTAGAGGACCCAACTGTCATGGCGAAGCTGATCGATTTCCTCTCTCGTCTCCTCCAACGAGTGGCCGAATCCAATGATCGAAGCCTCTCTGTTCATCTTCAACCCCACAAAATCTCAGCCTTCCATGGCTTAACTCGCCCCACCATTTCCATCCAAAGCTACTTAGACAGAATCTTGAAGTACGCCAATTGCAGCCCCTGTTGCTTCGTCATTGCCTACGTTTATCTCGATCGCTTCGTTCAAAGACAACCCTCCTTCCCCATCAATTCCTTCAATGTTCATCGCTTGCTCATCACCAGCGTTCTTATTGCTGCTAAATTTATGGATGATAC GTGCTATAACAATGCATATTATGCAAAGGTGGGAGGGATCAGCACAATTGAAATGAACTTTCTTGAAGTGGATTTTCTGTTTGGTTTGGGATTTCGTTTGAATGTCACTCCCACCACGTTCCATTCTTATTACTCATATCTTCAAAGACAGATGCTTCTGCTGCAGCCTCCTTTAATGAGCGCTGCTTCTTCAAAATCAGAGCTGCTTAGTTCAGCAAGAGCTTTGAAATCCCACTTCTgttttgatgaagatgaagcttCCCTTACGAAGCAACAACTTGCAGCTGTTTGA
- the LOC111791753 gene encoding heavy metal-associated isoprenylated plant protein 4 yields the protein MGEKAEAITAIYKVNLHCQQCWREIKRPLLKTQGVHNVEVEMEKNEIRVKGSNLDVLKIHKQIEKLSKKRVDLISPKVKPKEKETPKPNDNKPKPSLIHRTITAKVHLHCAKCEKDLKNNLLKHKGIYSVKTDMKAQTLTMEGTIEPEKFKSYLKKKLQKHADITTAVDSSKPPEKKKESSEQKEKPKEKSSLETTTTTTTKIVAEIQTKDNDNNKNNAPYFIHYVYAPQLFSDENPNACQVM from the exons ATGGGAGAGAAAGCTGAAGCCATTACTGCCATTTACAAAGTAAACCTTCATTGCCAACAATGTTGGAGAGAGATCAAAAGGCCTCTTCTTAAAACACAAG GGGTTCATAATGTTGAAGttgaaatggagaaaaatgaaattagggTGAAAGGTTCGAATTTGGATGTGCTCAAAATTCACAAGCAAATAGAGAAGTTGAGCAAGAAAAGGGTTGACTTAATTTCTCCCAAAGTCAAGCCCAAGGAGAAAGAAACTCCTAAACCCAATGACAACAAACCCAAGCCAAGCCTT ATCCATCGCACAATAACAGCTAAGGTTCACTTGCACTGCGCCAAATGCGAGAAAGACCTCAAGAACAATTTGCTAAAGCATAAAg GAATATATAGTGTGAAAACAGACATGAAAGCTCAAACCCTAACAATGGAAGGAACCATAGAACCAGAGAAGTTCAAGTCTTATCTGAAGAAGAAGCTGCAGAAACACGCCGACATTACTACGGCGGTCGATTCATCGAAGCCAccggagaagaagaaagaaagtagtGAGCAAAAAGAGAAGCCTAAAGAAAAATCTTCGTTGgagacgacgacgacgacaacgACCAAGATAGTTGCAGAGATTCAAACCAAAGATAacgataataataaaaataacgcTCCTTATTTCATTCACTACGTTTACGCTCCTCAATTGTTTAGCGACGAAAATCCAAATGCATGTCAAGTAATGTAA